A stretch of Melospiza melodia melodia isolate bMelMel2 chromosome 24, bMelMel2.pri, whole genome shotgun sequence DNA encodes these proteins:
- the CRLF3 gene encoding cytokine receptor-like factor 3, whose product MEAAAAEAEVRLLLQEARESIEAARSYRRELQQRLRGLHQAREQIKDSATSTRDVLEQHFSDLKGTLKKLLDERLTSLLQEVDVIEQESIKPLDECQKLIEHGVSTADDLLREGESAVDGDVGQQNEKLCNFTKKALHIQLDSLPEVPSLVDVPCLSAQLDDCLLTILKNQIFRHGTVASRPPVQLEEFVEKPGGILVRWCKVDEDFSAQDYRLQFRKSPGSPFEDVYVGSEPEFLVLHMDPHVDYQFRVCARGDGRQEWSPWSVAQTGRTTLVPHEWTAGLEGYSLSSRRNIALRNDSQSCGVLYSKAPTYFCGQTLTFRIETVGQPDRRDSLGVCAEQRNGDESLQRDQAVCVSTNGAVFVNGKEMTNQLPAVTSGSTVTFDMEVVQFGPCSNEGGNFKLRVTISSNNREVVFDWVLDQCCGSLYFGCSFSYPGWKVLVF is encoded by the exons atggaggccgccgccgCCGAGGCCGAGGTGCGGCTCCTCTTGCAGGAGGCTCGGGAGAGCATCGAGGCGGCGCGGAGCTACCGGCGGGAGCTGCAGCAGCGGCTGCGGGGGCTGCACCAAGCGCGAGAGCAG ATCAAAGATAGTGCTACATCCACCCGAGATGTGCTTGAGCAGCATTTCAGCGATTTGAAGGGGACCCTGAAGAAGCTGCTGGACGAGCGGCTGACGTCGCTGCTGCAGGAGGTGGATGTCATCGAGCAGGAGAGCATCAAGCCCCTGGACGAGTGCCAGAAGCTGATCGAGCACGGGGTCAGCACGGCCGATGATCTGCTCCGGGAAG GAGAGAGTGCAGTCGATGGAGATGTGGGACAACAGAATGAGAAACTTTGCAACTTTACAAAAAAAGCTTTACACATTCAGCTAGATAG CTTACCAGAAGTGCCTTCCTTGGTTGATGTGCCTTGTTTATCTGCCCAGCTGGATGACTGCCTCCTTACTATACTGAAAAATCAAATATTCAGGCATGGAACTGTGGCATCCCGCCCACCTGTGCAGCTGGAGGAGTTTGTGGAAAAACCTGGAGGTATTTTAGTCCGATGGTGTAAG GTGGATGAGGATTTCTCAGCGCAGGATTACCGGCTGCAGTTCCGCAAGAGCCCGGGCAGCCCCTTTGAGGACGTGTACGTGGGCTCGGAGCCCGAGTTCCTGGTGCTGCACATGGACCCCCACGTGGATTACCAGTTCCGCGTGTGCGCGCGCGGGGACGGGCGCCAGGAGTGGAGCCCCTGGAGCGTGGCCCAGACCGGCCGCACCACGCTGGTGCCCCACG AATGGACAGCTGGTCTGGAGGGTTACAGCTTGAGCAGCCGAAGAAACATAGCGCTCCGGAATGATTCTCAGTCCTGTGGCGTGCTCTACTCCAAAGCTCCCACTTATTTCTGTGGGCAGACTTTAACATTCAG GATTGAGACCGTGGGGCAGCCGGACCGGCGGGACAGCCTGGGCGTGTGCGCGGAGCAGCGCAACGGCGACGAGTCCCTGCAGCGCGACCAGGCCGTGTGCGTCAGCACCAACG GGGCAGTATTTGTAAAtggaaaagagatgacaaaccAGCTGCCTGCTGTTACTTCTGGCTCCACTGTGACATTTGACATGGAAGTTGTGCAGTTTGGACCCTGCAGCAACGAGGGAGGAAACTTCAAACTTCGAGTAACCATCAGCTCTAACAACAGAGAAGTGGTCTTTGACTGGGTACTTGATCAGTGCTGTGGCTCTTTGTATTTTGGATGTTCATTTTCATACCCAGGCTGGAAGGTTTTGGTCTTTTAG